The genomic segment AGAGATGGCAATTCGGTATTCTGAAGATTATAATAGAGCAAAAGTATTGACAAGTAATTTTATCTACGAGAGTATTAAAGAGGGATACATAGTAATGAATGATAAACTAGTAGTTAACTTAAAGCAACGAGGGAAAATTTATGGAGATTTTGATCGTGTAACTCCAATGGCTATAACTATCGAATTAACAAGACAATGTCCATTAATTTGTAGACATTGTTATAATTCAGCTGGTTATAGTATGAAAGATGAGATGAATTTTGAAGAAGTTTTAATTGTTTTAAAGAAACTTCAAGAAATGGGAGCCAATAAGCTTTTTATAACTGGTGGAGAACCAACTATTCGGCAAGATTTTATTAATATATTAGATGAAATTTCTAAAAGATTTTTTGTAGCAACAGTAGCTACCAGTGGGTATATGTTTACGCCTGAATTTGTAGAAAAAATAAAAAACTACAAAAATATTGCATGGCAGATTAGTATTGATGGAATGGAAAAAACTCACAATATAATCCGTGGTCGAAGTGATTCTTTTGAGCGTGCGAATTTTGCGATAAAATCTTTAAAGAAATATAAGTTACCTGTTGTAATTTCTTTCACATTAAATCCATTGAATAGAAATGAAATGGAATCTGTAATTCAATATGGTAAAAAGATGGGTGTTGTTCAAGTTCTTATAGGTCGTACAATGAAAATGGGAAGGGCTATTAATGAAAATTGGTCATATAATTTTAATGAATTTAAAGAAATAGAGGAGGAAATAAATAGATTAAAAAGTATTTATGAAACAGAAAATTTTTTTATTGGGAAAAATGAAGAAGGAGTTCTCTTAGATAAGGTAAAAGAACAGCAGAATTGTGGTGCTGGATATATTAGTATAAATATATTGCCAAATGGAGATGTTACTCCTTGTACGGCTTTTAATTATTTATTAGGGAATCTGGTTACTGATGAAATTGATGATATTTTTGCTTCTAAAAAAGTATTAATGTTAAAAAATTTAAAATCTCCAACTAAAAATCTTTGTGGTTCTTGTGAGTTACTTGATACTTGTGACGGATGTCATGGCATGGCTTATCAGATAAAAAAAGAGGATTGTATCTGGAAGAAAAAATTTGAAGAATCAGTAAAATAGGTAATTAAAGCAGGTAATAAATTTTTTCATGTGTATCTGTCTTACATAAAACAATAATATTTGGAGGAATCAAGGTGAGAAGAAATATTTTGCAAGTTAATAATTTAACCAAAATTTATGATACCAAAAAAGTTCTTAAAGAAGTTTCTTTTGAAGTCAAATGTGGAGAAATTGTGGGCTTGATTGGACCAAATGGTGCTGGCAAGACTACAATTATACAGAGTATTTTAGGACTTATTGAACGAGATCAGGGTGACATTTATTACAATGGTCAGATATTAAAAAAACAACAGGAGATTGCTACACATATATCTTATATTCCTGAACAACCGGTCTACTATGAAGATCTAACTGTAGAAGAACATTTACAATTTATTGCTATGTTATTTAAAATTCCGCAAAATGAATATCAAAAACGTAAAGAGTTTATTGTTGACTATTTAAATTTAAAGGAGCATTTAAAAAAATTTCCTGATCAATTATCAAAGGGGACTAAACAGAAGTTTATGATCAGTTGTGGGTTTATTCGAGAATTTGATTTAATGGTGGCTGATGAACCTTTTTCTGGTCTGGATCCAGCAGCACTAAAAAATCTAAAAGACCTTTTTAGAGAATATAAAAGAAGGAATAAATCTATAATTGTCTCAACTCATCTTCTGGATTTAGCACAAACTTTTTGTGATAGATATATATTTTTAAATAAGGGAGAAATTATTGTTGTTGGAAGCCAAAAAGAAATCAGTGAAAAAATTAATTTTAAAAATAAAAATCTATCACTGGAAGAAATCTTTTTAAAGCTCATGAATAAATAAGGGAGTTGATTTTGTTGCAGATGTTTACATTACTATTAAAAAACAAAATTAGGTTTGTTTTGCGTCACCGAAAAAAAGTAGTACTGGGAATATTTGTTCTATTTCTGGTTCTTTCGATTGTTCCTGAAGCAATGAATTTAATAGAAGATATAGAAATTTCAACAAAATTTTTCCAGATATTATTTAATGTTTTTTTTCTAATTTTTGCTTTTAAAAAGATATTTATTGATAACCATCCACCAATTTATTTCTCAGTCCCCAGCACTCATTTCATAATGACTTCTCCAGTGAATATAAAAGTAATTGTGGGTATTAAATTATTATTATCTTATGTACCTATCATAATACTTTCATTTATTATTTTTTCTTTTTTTCGTTTTTATGAATTGACAAAAGTAAATAGTTATATTTTTTCATTAATTTTAATTTTTTTGACAAATATATCCTGGTTAAAATTTAATCTTGAAAAAAAGTCAATAAAGTTTATGTACCAGGCTCTACTATTTGTTTTGATCATAATATTTTTTCCAACAAAAGATGTTTATATTATGTTTTGGATGATTGCTTCATCAGTAAGTTTTCTATTATCAATTGTTATTGCTGATTATATACAATGGCCTAAATTTAGAGAATACTGTAAATTTATTTATTTAAGTAAAAAATATTGGCTTGAAAGTAATTGGGTTGGATTACAGACATTGATGTATGAGAAGAGAAAGAATTCTCAAAAAAGAACCTTTTTACATTCATTATATTTGATAGGTTGGCGGTCCATTATATTTAAAGATTTAATAATCTATTCTAGATTTTCATTTAGAGTCTGGTTAATGCTTTTAACCCAGGTTGTTTTTGCTATATATTTAATGAAATCTAGTGAAAAAAGTTTATTTGTGATTGGTTGTGGGATTATTTTATTAGGAATTACTGTCAATTTTGCAAATTTATTTAATAAGACTATTCAAAAACGAAAAGAAGGTTTTTTAATTCCTTTAACTCCTGAAGAATTGTTAATTGGTTCTCTTACTCTTCCGGTTATAATTTCTGTTTTGTTATTAACTATTATGGTGATAGTACTAAACCCCATCCAGATTATTATTAGAATTATACTGGTAAATATTACAATATCTATATTATTACCATTACTTGCTGTTGTTAGAAGTTATAGTAATATGGGGATTATGTCATTTAAATTCATATTTGGTTCATGTTTATTTATAGGATATTTTTTTGTAGCTGTTCATGCCTCACTCTTATACTTATGTTTATTTATTTTTCCAATATTCTTATATAATTATATATTGGTTAAAGGAGTGATAAAAAATTATGATTAAAGATAATTTTTCTATAGAGAAAATAGATGTTGTAGAGCTTGCTGAGTTACAAAAGAGAATAATACCCCTAACAGATTATATAGATTTTTATATTGAAGAAGTTGTTGAAATGAGTTGGTTTTTAGGATTGACAGAAAGGGTTGGGCCTCTTTTTTCAACTAATCGTGGTGCAGGTTTACGTATAATTCAAAAAAATAATCGGATGTATTTATGTAGGACTTTAGCTGAATATAAAGATATTTATGAACTATTTGAAATGGCTTTAAAAAAATTATCGACAAATATAGAATATGGAATTAAATATCAAACGACTAATAATTATTTCCAATATCAAAATCAATCTCTTCATCAAAAATTTAATTTACCTTATGAAGAAATAGATTTCGTTTTTAATGAGTTGGAGTATTTTGCACGGGAAAATTTGAATTTATATAACCTTTCATGTCATATTTCGGGTTGTTTAAAAAAGGTAATTATATTAGATCATGAAGGTAAATCTATTGAGTTGGCTGAAAACAAATTGAAAGTTAAGCTTAATATTATGTTTAATCTAAATGGAGAGATGATTACTAAGACGAAAAAATGTTTTTCTAAAGGTGATAACTTTAATTTGAAGGAATTAATTAAAAAAAACGGATTTGATTTAGTGAAAGAAGCAAAAAATTGTGTACGTTTAAAAACTGTAAAACCAGATAAAATGGATCTTGTTCTAGCTCCAGGGGCAGGGGGAATTCTCATTCATGAAGCATGTGGGCATGCCTTAGAGGCGGATGAAATTCTTGAAAAGAATAGTGTTTTCTCTTATAGGTTAGGAAAAAAAATAGCCCCTGATTATATTACAATTTGTGACAGAGGTCATATTGAAAGTGATTGGGTTTATGAACCTTACGATTCTGAGGGAACGAAATCAAACTCTGTATATCTTATTAAAGATGGTGTGATTAGTGGGGTTATGACTGATTTAAGGACAGCCAAGGAATTAAATTTTAAACCTACTGGAAACGGGCGTAGAGAGTCTTTTCAATTTCAACCAATATGTCGGATGAGAAATACATATTTAGAGCCAAGAGAATATTCGCCTGAAGAAATTATTAAAAGTACGAAGAAAGGTATTTATGCTACCGAATTTTCAGGTGGGGAAGTCAATACCCAGACAGGAGATTTTATTTTTGGAGTTAGTAGTGGATATTTAATTGAAAATGGGGAAATTACAGATGCTATTAAACCTTTTTTGTATGTTGGAAATACATTAGATGTATTATCTAGAATTGATATGGTGGGAAATGATTTAAAATTTGAAATTGGAGATTGTGGAAAAAGTGGACAGATGGTGGATGTATCTTATGGTCAACCTACGTTACGCATTTCTTCACAAAAAGTAGGTGGTCTACGATGAAAGAAAAAATATATAAATTAGAACAAACTATAAAAAAAGTATTAAAGCATGAGGATTGTGCAGAAATATATTTTTCACAGAAAGATAAGCATTGTTATGAGATAAATGATAATTTGAAGAAAAATTATTCTTTATTTTCAGATATGGGTATTTCAGCAAGAGTATTTAAAAAAGGAAAGGTCGGTTTTTCTTTCCGTCCTGGTATTAGTGAGGATGCAATTTTTGGAGCTCTTCAGGATGCTCAACAAAATTTAAAATTTGCTCCCGAAGAATCTTATATGCCTTTTCCTTGTATAAAACCCAAGGAAAATTTTGATTTTAATTTTGAGGATAAGATTGATGTATTTAATCTTTTGACAGAAGAACTGATTCAAAAAATGAATGAAGAACTTAAAAGAGTAGGTTTAAGTTTAAAAACAATATATTTTTATAGTGAAATTGAACAATTTTTACTTATAAATACTGCTCAAGTCCAAGGTGGAGGGAATGTAAATTTATATTCATTAGGATTCAACTTTAGAATAAAGAATAAGAGCATTGATGAATCTTTTTTTATAACACGTTTCTTTTCTGATTTTCGTGATTTTTTTAATGTAAAAGATGTTATACAGCAAGCAATTAAAATTGCAGAAGTTAAAAAAAGTAATCCATTACAGCAGAAAGTAATTGATTCCCCAATTTTATTAACACCTAATGCAGTTTCCGTCTTGATATATGTATTTTTATCTTTACTTACAAGTGAATCTATTTTTCATAAGAGGAGTTTTATTTCAGATTTAGATAAAAAAATATTTTTTGGTAACCAGTTAACGATTATTGAAAACGCAAGGAATAATAAAATTTGTAATGCAAATATTGATCGAGAGGGGTCAGTAAGAAAAGAGGTTAAGATAATTGAAAAGGGAAATTTATGTAATATTATATCTGATATAAAATACGGCTCTAAAATTGGAGTTCAAAGTACTTCCTCGGCATGGCGTCAAAATTATCAACAGATGCCAATAGTAAAAGCAACATCTGTTACTGTGGAGTCTGGAACTTCTTTGATGGAAGAGATTATCTGTAAAAATAGTGAAATCTTTATTATTGATGATTTAATAGGGATTGCTGCTGGATTGAACTCTACTACAGGTGATTTCCAAGTAACTTCTGAAGGGTATTTAATGAGTGATAATAAGATTAAAGGGAGGGCTAGAGTTTTTTTTCAAAATAATTTGATATCATTGTTTAATAATATTATTGAGATTACAAAGGAACAAGAGTATGGGATTGATGGCTCTATTTATGTTCCTGGTTTTGTAATTGGAAATACAAAGCTGAGTGTAATTTAAAAGTTTATGTGGCTATGCAGTTAACTCAGCATAGGTAATTGTAGAAGTAGAAGTGCATGCTACTAAAAGCCTGTCAAACAGCTAGTTCTGCATCCAGCGACGATTAAAACGATAACAGAATTCTTCTAAATAAGACTAAAGATGCTTTTTTCCTAATCCATAATAAGTACCTTCTATAAAAGCCTTAGCATTATCAATTACAGTATACAGCCATTTGAGAAAATGGGAATCCTCATGAGGATCATAGTGTTTAAACTCG from the Anoxybacter fermentans genome contains:
- a CDS encoding PqqD family peptide modification chaperone, whose product is MYPLFVEPYVLVKQYGDSIIYKWNQTSMEYNLVNRTGAEILELCDEKKTIEKISEEMAIRYSEDYNRAKVLTSNFIYESIKEGYIVMNDKLVVNLKQRGKIYGDFDRVTPMAITIELTRQCPLICRHCYNSAGYSMKDEMNFEEVLIVLKKLQEMGANKLFITGGEPTIRQDFINILDEISKRFFVATVATSGYMFTPEFVEKIKNYKNIAWQISIDGMEKTHNIIRGRSDSFERANFAIKSLKKYKLPVVISFTLNPLNRNEMESVIQYGKKMGVVQVLIGRTMKMGRAINENWSYNFNEFKEIEEEINRLKSIYETENFFIGKNEEGVLLDKVKEQQNCGAGYISINILPNGDVTPCTAFNYLLGNLVTDEIDDIFASKKVLMLKNLKSPTKNLCGSCELLDTCDGCHGMAYQIKKEDCIWKKKFEESVK
- a CDS encoding ABC transporter ATP-binding protein — translated: MRRNILQVNNLTKIYDTKKVLKEVSFEVKCGEIVGLIGPNGAGKTTIIQSILGLIERDQGDIYYNGQILKKQQEIATHISYIPEQPVYYEDLTVEEHLQFIAMLFKIPQNEYQKRKEFIVDYLNLKEHLKKFPDQLSKGTKQKFMISCGFIREFDLMVADEPFSGLDPAALKNLKDLFREYKRRNKSIIVSTHLLDLAQTFCDRYIFLNKGEIIVVGSQKEISEKINFKNKNLSLEEIFLKLMNK
- a CDS encoding TldD/PmbA family protein, translated to MIKDNFSIEKIDVVELAELQKRIIPLTDYIDFYIEEVVEMSWFLGLTERVGPLFSTNRGAGLRIIQKNNRMYLCRTLAEYKDIYELFEMALKKLSTNIEYGIKYQTTNNYFQYQNQSLHQKFNLPYEEIDFVFNELEYFARENLNLYNLSCHISGCLKKVIILDHEGKSIELAENKLKVKLNIMFNLNGEMITKTKKCFSKGDNFNLKELIKKNGFDLVKEAKNCVRLKTVKPDKMDLVLAPGAGGILIHEACGHALEADEILEKNSVFSYRLGKKIAPDYITICDRGHIESDWVYEPYDSEGTKSNSVYLIKDGVISGVMTDLRTAKELNFKPTGNGRRESFQFQPICRMRNTYLEPREYSPEEIIKSTKKGIYATEFSGGEVNTQTGDFIFGVSSGYLIENGEITDAIKPFLYVGNTLDVLSRIDMVGNDLKFEIGDCGKSGQMVDVSYGQPTLRISSQKVGGLR
- a CDS encoding TldD/PmbA family protein, with translation MKEKIYKLEQTIKKVLKHEDCAEIYFSQKDKHCYEINDNLKKNYSLFSDMGISARVFKKGKVGFSFRPGISEDAIFGALQDAQQNLKFAPEESYMPFPCIKPKENFDFNFEDKIDVFNLLTEELIQKMNEELKRVGLSLKTIYFYSEIEQFLLINTAQVQGGGNVNLYSLGFNFRIKNKSIDESFFITRFFSDFRDFFNVKDVIQQAIKIAEVKKSNPLQQKVIDSPILLTPNAVSVLIYVFLSLLTSESIFHKRSFISDLDKKIFFGNQLTIIENARNNKICNANIDREGSVRKEVKIIEKGNLCNIISDIKYGSKIGVQSTSSAWRQNYQQMPIVKATSVTVESGTSLMEEIICKNSEIFIIDDLIGIAAGLNSTTGDFQVTSEGYLMSDNKIKGRARVFFQNNLISLFNNIIEITKEQEYGIDGSIYVPGFVIGNTKLSVI